One window of the Haloarcula halobia genome contains the following:
- a CDS encoding DUF7384 family protein: MPEASPARVVADADVLAADLLCGDESGNAARVALDHVRRHSWMELVASDHLLKDARTVVESLADATLAADWRERIGRERAAVEHPPGDHPALASAYRGGAAHLLTYDEGLRSAKAGASLQSHMSLSVRPPDAFARLFDPEALYEAVEGGSYPGPDRDPRG, from the coding sequence ATGCCTGAGGCGTCACCCGCCCGCGTCGTCGCGGACGCGGACGTACTGGCGGCAGACCTGCTGTGTGGCGACGAGTCCGGCAACGCCGCCCGGGTGGCGCTCGACCACGTTCGCCGGCACTCCTGGATGGAGCTGGTCGCCAGCGACCACCTGCTCAAGGACGCCCGGACGGTCGTCGAATCGCTCGCCGACGCGACGCTGGCCGCGGACTGGCGCGAGCGCATCGGGCGCGAGCGGGCGGCCGTCGAGCATCCGCCGGGCGACCACCCGGCGCTCGCCTCGGCCTACCGCGGCGGCGCCGCCCACCTGCTCACCTACGACGAGGGGCTCAGAAGTGCGAAGGCGGGCGCCTCGCTGCAGTCACACATGTCCCTGAGCGTCCGGCCACCCGACGCCTTCGCCCGCCTGTTCGACCCCGAAGCCCTGTACGAGGCGGTCGAAGGTGGTTCCTACCCCGGGCCGGACCGGGACCCGCGCGGCTAG
- a CDS encoding potassium channel family protein, with protein MKFVIVGYGRVGTRTARILKSEGHAVTIVERDHEKVDRAREAGFEALQGDGSDESLLVEAGIETADAIGGLTGDLNVNFTACMVGREYGCRTVLRIDADYREEIYEKYAADVDEIIYPERLGAAGAKTALLGGDFNVLADLTEQLSVASVTVPDGSPVIGKRVVEVELPGDAHIYAHGRSREPMSIPLPQTVIEAGDSVAIMSTPEELEAVRASLRGEASA; from the coding sequence ATGAAGTTCGTCATCGTCGGCTACGGCCGCGTCGGCACCCGGACCGCGAGAATCCTCAAGAGCGAAGGGCACGCCGTCACCATCGTCGAGCGCGACCACGAGAAGGTCGACAGAGCCAGGGAGGCCGGGTTCGAGGCCCTCCAGGGCGACGGCAGCGACGAGTCGCTGTTGGTCGAAGCGGGCATCGAGACGGCCGACGCCATCGGCGGGCTCACGGGCGACCTGAACGTGAACTTCACCGCCTGTATGGTCGGCCGCGAGTACGGCTGTCGGACGGTCCTGCGCATCGACGCCGACTACCGCGAGGAGATCTACGAGAAGTACGCCGCGGACGTCGACGAGATCATCTACCCCGAGCGACTGGGGGCCGCCGGCGCGAAGACGGCGCTGCTCGGCGGGGACTTCAACGTCCTCGCGGACCTGACCGAACAGCTCTCCGTCGCGAGCGTCACCGTCCCCGACGGGTCGCCGGTCATCGGCAAACGCGTCGTCGAGGTCGAACTGCCCGGTGACGCCCACATCTACGCCCACGGCCGCAGTCGCGAACCGATGAGCATCCCGCTCCCACAGACGGTCATCGAGGCGGGCGACAGCGTCGCCATCATGAGCACGCCCGAGGAGCTCGAGGCCGTGCGCGCGTCGCTGCGGGGCGAGGCGTCTGCCTGA
- the rnz gene encoding ribonuclease Z, which yields MRVTFLGTSGAIPTTQRNTSSVFVNREGDYLLFDCGEGTQRQMMRYGTGFAVDHLFVTHLHGDHVLGIPGLLQTWDFNERDAPIAIHTPAGTRGNVRQLIEANGASPSYPVRINEVSAGDVALSREEYEVRAFGTQHRCPSVGYVLAEDDRKGRFDREKAEDELGIPPGPKYSALHRGEPVDHDGRTVRPEEVVGPPRPGRTLVYTGDTLPTDSVVDASEGADLLIHDATFAQDRADRAQATAHSTAAEAADVARRAGVSTLALTHISTRYAGQADQLGAEAAEVFDGEVFVAEDGLQRTVEFPDAE from the coding sequence ATGCGCGTGACGTTCCTCGGGACGAGCGGAGCCATTCCGACGACCCAGCGAAACACCAGCAGCGTGTTCGTCAACCGGGAGGGCGACTACCTCCTGTTCGACTGTGGCGAGGGGACCCAGCGACAGATGATGCGCTACGGCACCGGCTTCGCCGTCGACCACCTCTTTGTCACGCACTTGCATGGCGATCACGTCCTGGGGATTCCCGGCCTGCTCCAGACCTGGGACTTCAACGAACGGGACGCCCCCATCGCCATCCACACACCCGCCGGCACGCGCGGGAACGTCCGGCAGCTCATCGAGGCCAACGGCGCGTCGCCGTCGTACCCGGTCCGCATCAACGAGGTGTCGGCCGGCGACGTGGCGCTCTCCCGCGAGGAGTACGAGGTCAGGGCCTTCGGGACCCAGCACCGCTGTCCGTCGGTCGGCTACGTCCTCGCCGAGGACGACCGCAAGGGACGGTTCGACCGCGAGAAAGCCGAGGACGAGCTGGGCATCCCACCCGGGCCGAAGTACTCGGCGCTCCACCGCGGGGAACCGGTCGACCACGACGGCCGGACTGTCCGGCCGGAGGAAGTCGTCGGGCCGCCCCGGCCCGGGCGGACGCTGGTCTACACGGGCGATACGCTCCCGACCGACAGCGTCGTCGACGCCAGCGAGGGCGCCGATCTCCTGATCCACGACGCCACCTTCGCCCAGGACCGGGCCGACCGCGCACAGGCCACGGCCCACTCGACGGCCGCGGAGGCCGCCGACGTCGCCCGGCGGGCCGGTGTCTCGACGCTCGCACTGACCCACATCTCGACGCGGTACGCCGGGCAGGCCGACCAGCTCGGGGCCGAGGCCGCGGAGGTGTTCGACGGCGAGGTGTTCGTCGCCGAGGACGGCCTGCAACGCACCGTCGAGTTCCCCGACGCCGAATAG
- a CDS encoding Gfo/Idh/MocA family protein produces MTHRLVHVGLGGQGTHWVEDVLPPNVDAGRIEVVAAVDTDPDRLERAEDHLDLPASRCYTDLDTALTERDADFVSVVTPPGAHEVVVDIALEHGCDVLSEKPIADTLEASVRIARKVADADAKMGITMSHRFDRDKTTFRRAVRDGSAGPIDYLAGRFAGAVRERGYYSPYVYEMDDLLLLDGAVHHLDILASLVGAPCEQVYAETWTPEWADYEGHTTGFVTMTFADGTRAMYEGSYANATERNGWGNEMFRAECRDETVVLDRREVRRYPYTPHDASDGAEEAEPTASDGGETTEAAADGDGIPVPLADRPTWGNAWLVEQFCDWLDGGEPMATNVQDNLQSMAIVFAAIESSERGEPVDVQALLDEARANA; encoded by the coding sequence ATGACACACCGACTGGTTCACGTTGGCCTGGGTGGGCAGGGTACCCACTGGGTCGAGGACGTCCTCCCGCCGAACGTCGACGCCGGCCGCATCGAAGTGGTCGCTGCCGTCGATACAGACCCCGACCGACTCGAACGCGCCGAGGACCACCTCGACCTGCCGGCCTCGCGCTGTTACACCGACCTCGACACCGCCCTCACCGAGCGCGACGCCGACTTCGTCTCGGTCGTCACCCCGCCGGGCGCACACGAAGTCGTCGTCGACATCGCGCTGGAACACGGCTGCGATGTCCTCTCGGAGAAGCCCATCGCCGATACCCTCGAGGCGTCGGTCCGCATCGCCCGGAAGGTGGCCGACGCCGACGCGAAGATGGGCATCACGATGAGCCACCGCTTCGACCGCGACAAGACCACGTTCCGCCGGGCGGTCAGGGACGGCTCGGCCGGCCCCATCGACTACCTCGCGGGCCGGTTCGCCGGCGCCGTCCGGGAGCGCGGCTACTACTCGCCGTACGTCTACGAGATGGACGACCTGCTCTTGCTCGACGGGGCCGTCCACCACCTCGATATCCTCGCCTCGCTCGTGGGTGCCCCCTGTGAACAGGTCTACGCCGAGACGTGGACGCCCGAGTGGGCCGACTACGAGGGCCACACCACCGGGTTCGTCACGATGACCTTCGCCGACGGCACCCGTGCGATGTACGAGGGCAGCTACGCCAACGCGACCGAGCGCAACGGCTGGGGCAACGAGATGTTCCGCGCCGAGTGCCGCGACGAGACGGTCGTCCTCGACCGCCGCGAGGTCCGCCGGTACCCCTACACGCCCCACGACGCGAGCGACGGGGCCGAGGAGGCCGAACCCACGGCTTCGGACGGCGGCGAAACGACCGAGGCGGCGGCCGACGGCGACGGCATCCCGGTCCCGCTCGCGGACCGGCCGACCTGGGGCAACGCCTGGCTCGTCGAGCAGTTCTGTGACTGGCTCGACGGCGGCGAGCCGATGGCGACGAACGTCCAGGACAACCTCCAGTCGATGGCCATCGTCTTCGCGGCCATCGAGAGCAGCGAGCGCGGCGAACCGGTCGACGTCCAGGCGCTGCTCGACGAGGCACGTGCGAACGCCTGA
- a CDS encoding aldo/keto reductase codes for MEYTTLGSTGIEVSKICLGCMSFGSGREWMLDAEEGRELVERAIDLGINFFDTANVYSAGESEEILGDVLADYDRDQQVVATKVRFPGATDHRNAQGLSRKTIEQELANSLSRLGMDTVDLYQIHRWDYGTPIETTLRALDDAVRRGQVRHIGASSMWAHQFQEALHVSDREGLARFETMQDLYHLTYREEEREMYPLCERENVGVLPWSPLGAGYLTRPHEEFKTTSRGVHETETAEVPYHEGPGSEEINERVQELAADYGVTMAQIALAWHFQNDNVTAPIVGTSSIDHLEDAVEALEIDLSASDVAYLEDPYEPVAVYGHE; via the coding sequence ATGGAGTACACGACGCTCGGCTCGACCGGCATCGAAGTCAGCAAGATCTGTCTGGGCTGTATGAGCTTCGGCAGCGGCCGCGAGTGGATGCTCGACGCCGAGGAGGGCCGTGAACTCGTCGAACGGGCCATCGACCTCGGCATCAACTTCTTCGACACCGCCAACGTCTACTCGGCGGGCGAGAGCGAGGAGATTCTGGGCGACGTCCTCGCGGACTACGACCGCGACCAGCAGGTCGTCGCGACGAAGGTCCGGTTCCCCGGCGCGACCGACCACCGCAACGCGCAGGGGCTCTCCCGGAAGACCATCGAGCAGGAACTGGCGAACTCGCTTTCCCGCTTGGGGATGGACACCGTCGACCTCTACCAGATCCACCGCTGGGACTACGGCACACCCATCGAGACGACGCTGCGGGCGCTCGACGACGCCGTCCGCCGTGGCCAGGTCCGCCACATCGGGGCCTCCTCGATGTGGGCCCACCAGTTCCAGGAGGCGTTGCACGTCAGCGACCGCGAGGGGCTGGCCCGCTTCGAGACGATGCAGGACCTCTATCACCTGACCTACCGCGAGGAGGAACGCGAGATGTACCCGCTCTGTGAGAGGGAGAACGTCGGCGTCCTGCCGTGGAGTCCGCTCGGCGCGGGCTACCTGACGCGGCCCCACGAGGAGTTCAAGACGACCTCGCGCGGGGTGCACGAGACCGAGACCGCCGAGGTCCCCTACCACGAGGGACCGGGCAGCGAGGAGATCAACGAGCGCGTCCAGGAACTGGCGGCCGACTACGGCGTGACGATGGCCCAGATCGCGCTGGCCTGGCACTTCCAGAACGACAACGTCACCGCGCCCATCGTCGGGACCTCGAGCATCGACCACCTGGAAGACGCCGTCGAGGCCCTGGAGATCGACCTCTCGGCGTCTGACGTGGCGTATCTCGAGGATCCCTACGAGCCGGTGGCAGTGTACGGGCACGAGTAG
- a CDS encoding VOC family protein, translating into MDLAHTALCVSDLDRAMEFYAAMGFEETHRFTLDGVENVYLADGGEGDGDIQLRYDPDRTTPIAPSRADVDHVAFTVDDVEAAYERALSAGAAPVLEPTEIEAADAHAAFVEDPEGYTLELFRHV; encoded by the coding sequence ATGGACCTCGCACACACCGCACTCTGTGTCTCGGACCTCGACCGCGCGATGGAGTTCTACGCCGCGATGGGCTTCGAGGAGACCCACCGGTTCACCCTGGACGGCGTCGAGAACGTCTACCTGGCCGACGGCGGCGAGGGCGACGGCGACATCCAGCTCCGCTACGACCCCGACCGGACGACGCCCATCGCCCCGTCGCGGGCCGACGTCGACCACGTCGCGTTCACCGTCGACGACGTCGAGGCCGCCTACGAGCGGGCGCTCTCGGCCGGCGCCGCGCCGGTGCTCGAACCGACCGAAATCGAGGCCGCCGACGCCCACGCTGCGTTCGTCGAGGACCCCGAAGGGTACACGCTCGAGCTCTTCCGCCACGTCTGA
- a CDS encoding DUF7577 domain-containing protein: protein MVSFGEVYVVVLTATALVALAVALPVLVRIVLDGRERWREGAPDAPEPGTGEADPAGSVPSGGWRCGNCGTVNERGFRYCRECVATL from the coding sequence ATGGTCTCGTTCGGGGAGGTGTACGTCGTCGTCCTCACCGCCACGGCGCTGGTGGCCCTCGCCGTGGCGCTCCCGGTACTGGTGCGTATCGTCCTCGACGGGCGCGAGCGCTGGCGTGAGGGCGCGCCCGACGCGCCCGAACCGGGGACCGGCGAGGCGGACCCCGCCGGCTCGGTGCCGTCGGGCGGGTGGCGCTGTGGCAACTGCGGGACGGTCAACGAGCGCGGGTTCCGGTACTGCCGGGAGTGCGTCGCGACGCTGTAG
- a CDS encoding ACT domain-containing protein: protein MDVADFLAEAAVTVSDEPYAVVKADRPDPDAFASIQDGRETTLVVEEGTDDPDGAIEVEPGWKVLTFEAVLPFDLVGFLASAATALAEADVSIFALSAYSTDHVLVKAEDVDRALATLEELGCDVPR, encoded by the coding sequence ATGGACGTCGCCGACTTCCTCGCGGAGGCCGCCGTCACCGTCTCGGACGAGCCCTACGCCGTCGTGAAAGCCGACCGACCGGACCCTGACGCCTTCGCGTCCATCCAGGACGGCCGCGAGACGACCCTGGTCGTCGAGGAGGGGACCGACGACCCCGACGGCGCCATCGAGGTGGAACCCGGCTGGAAGGTCCTCACCTTCGAGGCGGTACTCCCCTTCGACCTCGTGGGGTTTCTGGCGAGCGCCGCGACGGCACTCGCCGAGGCCGACGTCTCGATATTCGCGCTGTCGGCGTACTCGACCGACCACGTGTTGGTCAAGGCCGAAGACGTCGACCGGGCGCTCGCGACGCTCGAGGAGCTAGGGTGTGACGTTCCTAGGTGA
- a CDS encoding Rid family detoxifying hydrolase, whose translation MRDIVSTDAAPAAVGAYSQATTTDDLVFTAGQIPLTPDGDLLDGAAVDVQTEQALENVAAILEAADTDMDSVLKVTVFLADIDDFDAMNDTYETFFDDEPPARSAVAVKDLPKGVAVEIEAVAAR comes from the coding sequence ATGAGAGATATCGTCAGTACCGACGCGGCGCCCGCCGCCGTCGGCGCGTACAGCCAGGCGACGACCACCGACGACCTCGTGTTCACCGCCGGCCAGATCCCGCTGACTCCCGACGGCGACCTGCTGGACGGGGCCGCCGTCGACGTCCAGACCGAACAGGCCTTGGAGAACGTCGCCGCCATCCTCGAGGCGGCAGACACCGACATGGACAGCGTCCTGAAGGTGACCGTGTTCCTGGCCGACATCGACGACTTCGACGCCATGAACGACACCTACGAGACGTTCTTCGACGACGAACCGCCCGCCCGGTCGGCCGTCGCCGTCAAGGACCTCCCGAAGGGCGTCGCCGTCGAGATCGAGGCCGTGGCCGCCCGCTAG
- the ilvA gene encoding threonine ammonia-lyase, protein MLSFEDVLAAQDRVSQTARHTPLDYSHTFSAMTGADVHLKLELFQRTGAFKIRGATNRIATLSEAEREAGVVTASAGNHAQGVALAATRIGVESKIVMPEHAPVSKVKATRNYGGEVVLAGRDYDAAAERAHEIEREEGRTYIHAFDDEQVMAGQGTIGLEIYDDLPGIETVVVPIGGGGLISGIATALKGKNEDIRVVGVQAEGASSVAESLRKGHRVKRDSVETIADGIATRTVGEQTFEIIQDRVDEVVTVSDSEIAVALTTLLERSKTLAEGAGAVALAAVLEEKFEYADDETIVPALCGGNIDLNMLTNVVMRGLVETGRYLKLRTVLKDRPGALEELVEILSAQRANIYAIEHDRTSRDVAMNDAEVELDLETRGPKHVEALLSALREHGYEVDVLV, encoded by the coding sequence ATGCTCTCGTTCGAGGACGTGCTGGCGGCCCAGGACCGGGTCAGCCAGACGGCCCGCCACACGCCGCTCGACTACTCGCACACCTTCTCTGCGATGACCGGCGCGGACGTCCACCTCAAACTCGAACTGTTCCAGCGCACGGGCGCGTTCAAGATCCGCGGGGCGACCAACCGCATCGCCACGCTCTCCGAGGCGGAACGCGAGGCCGGCGTCGTCACCGCCAGCGCGGGGAACCACGCCCAGGGCGTCGCACTCGCCGCGACGCGCATCGGCGTCGAGTCGAAGATCGTCATGCCCGAGCACGCGCCGGTCTCGAAGGTCAAAGCCACCCGCAACTACGGCGGCGAGGTCGTCCTCGCGGGCCGGGACTACGACGCGGCCGCCGAGCGCGCCCACGAGATCGAGCGCGAGGAGGGGCGGACCTACATCCACGCCTTCGACGACGAGCAGGTCATGGCCGGCCAGGGGACCATCGGCCTCGAGATATACGACGACCTGCCCGGGATAGAGACGGTCGTGGTCCCCATCGGTGGGGGCGGGCTCATCAGCGGCATCGCCACGGCGCTGAAAGGGAAAAACGAGGACATCCGTGTCGTCGGCGTACAGGCCGAGGGGGCCTCGAGCGTCGCCGAGTCGCTGCGGAAGGGGCACCGCGTCAAGCGGGACTCCGTCGAGACCATCGCCGACGGCATCGCCACCCGGACCGTCGGCGAGCAGACCTTCGAGATAATCCAGGACCGCGTCGACGAGGTGGTGACCGTCTCCGACTCGGAGATCGCCGTGGCGCTGACCACGCTGCTCGAACGCTCGAAGACCCTCGCCGAGGGAGCGGGGGCCGTCGCGCTCGCCGCGGTGCTCGAGGAGAAGTTCGAGTACGCCGACGACGAGACCATCGTCCCCGCGCTCTGTGGCGGGAACATCGACCTGAACATGCTGACGAACGTCGTCATGCGGGGCCTGGTCGAGACCGGGCGCTATCTCAAGCTGCGGACCGTGCTCAAGGACCGCCCCGGCGCGCTGGAGGAACTGGTCGAGATTCTCTCGGCCCAGCGGGCCAACATCTACGCCATCGAACACGACCGGACCAGTCGCGACGTGGCGATGAACGACGCCGAGGTGGAACTGGACCTCGAAACCCGGGGCCCCAAACACGTCGAGGCACTGCTCTCGGCGCTTCGCGAGCACGGCTACGAGGTCGACGTGCTGGTCTGA
- a CDS encoding potassium channel family protein, translating to MDTWMRRTAYYVAGLAAVIVAYAVAYDYGMTAWESDPRDFLHSLQVVVETFTTTGFGSDSPWESTGMRLLVIVMDVTGVVLIFLALPVLLFPLFEEAMATSAPTSIDEELSDHVVICQFTPRGETLVTELDTWDVPYVIVEADRERANELHAAGNHVIHADPQTVEGLESARLSAARSLVADASDQVNTSIILTAREVDESVQTVSVVKEPSRAKYHDLAGADAVISPRRILGESLASKVTTGVSTTLGDSIEVGEDFDIAELPIHRGSDLVGTTLADSGIRERTGVNVIGAWFRGQFVSPPSPDAELDGSTVLLASGTESQLERLKEMTMSSVHDFQRGKTVVVGYGEVGQTISAALTTAGVPHTVLDRKDEPGVDVVGDATEPEVLQAARIDEARTVVLAISQDTETEFATLVVRDLDPDVEVIARAEETNNVKKMYRAGADYVLSLATVSGRMLASTILEEEDVISMDQQVEIVRVSPERLGDTTLGEADIRSRTGCTVIAVERNGDVLTDLGPDVHIDSTDRLVIAGTDEGVDRFTDLFG from the coding sequence ATGGACACCTGGATGCGACGGACCGCCTACTACGTCGCAGGGCTGGCGGCCGTCATCGTCGCCTACGCCGTCGCATACGACTACGGGATGACGGCCTGGGAGTCAGACCCCCGGGACTTCCTCCACTCGCTCCAGGTCGTCGTCGAGACGTTCACCACCACGGGCTTTGGCTCCGATTCGCCCTGGGAGAGCACGGGGATGCGCCTGCTGGTCATCGTGATGGACGTCACCGGCGTCGTGCTCATCTTCCTTGCGCTGCCGGTGTTGCTGTTCCCGCTGTTCGAGGAGGCGATGGCGACCTCCGCCCCGACGAGCATCGACGAGGAGCTGTCGGACCACGTCGTCATCTGCCAGTTCACGCCGCGGGGCGAGACGCTGGTGACGGAACTCGACACCTGGGACGTCCCCTACGTCATCGTCGAGGCGGACCGCGAGCGGGCGAACGAACTGCACGCTGCGGGAAACCACGTCATCCACGCCGACCCACAGACCGTCGAGGGCCTGGAGAGCGCCCGCCTCTCGGCGGCCCGCTCGCTGGTCGCCGACGCCTCCGACCAGGTCAACACGAGCATCATCCTCACCGCCCGCGAGGTCGACGAGTCGGTCCAGACCGTCAGCGTCGTCAAGGAGCCAAGCCGGGCGAAGTACCACGACCTGGCCGGCGCCGACGCCGTCATCTCGCCGCGCCGCATCCTCGGCGAGAGCCTCGCCAGCAAGGTCACGACGGGCGTCTCGACGACGCTGGGCGACTCCATCGAGGTGGGCGAGGACTTCGACATCGCCGAACTCCCCATCCACCGCGGGAGCGATCTGGTGGGGACGACGCTCGCGGACAGCGGCATCCGCGAGCGGACGGGCGTCAACGTCATCGGCGCGTGGTTCCGCGGGCAGTTCGTCAGTCCGCCCTCGCCGGACGCCGAACTCGACGGGAGCACCGTGTTGCTGGCGTCGGGGACCGAGTCACAGCTCGAACGGCTCAAGGAGATGACGATGTCGTCGGTCCACGACTTCCAGCGGGGCAAGACCGTCGTCGTCGGCTACGGCGAGGTGGGACAGACCATCTCCGCGGCGCTGACCACCGCCGGCGTCCCCCATACCGTCCTCGACCGGAAGGACGAACCCGGCGTCGACGTGGTCGGCGACGCCACCGAACCGGAGGTGCTCCAGGCCGCCCGCATCGACGAGGCCCGGACGGTCGTCCTCGCCATCTCACAGGACACGGAGACGGAGTTCGCGACGCTCGTCGTCCGTGACCTAGACCCCGACGTGGAGGTCATCGCCCGCGCCGAGGAGACGAACAACGTCAAGAAGATGTACCGCGCGGGGGCCGACTACGTCCTCTCGCTGGCGACGGTCAGCGGACGGATGCTCGCCTCGACCATCCTAGAGGAGGAGGACGTCATCTCGATGGACCAGCAGGTCGAGATCGTCCGCGTCTCGCCGGAGCGACTCGGCGACACGACGCTCGGGGAGGCCGACATCCGCTCGCGGACGGGGTGTACGGTCATCGCCGTCGAGCGCAACGGCGACGTGCTGACGGACCTCGGGCCCGACGTCCACATCGATTCGACGGATCGACTCGTCATCGCGGGCACCGACGAGGGCGTCGACCGCTTTACCGACCTGTTTGGCTGA
- the citZ gene encoding citrate synthase, producing MSDDLKKGLEGVLVAESDLSMIDGDVGTLVYRGYTIEDLAKGASYEEVLYLLWHGHLPDEAELADFEEAMVSERAVDDGLVATVRELAESGEKPMAALRTAVSMLSAYDPAPEDAEPTDEAVNLAKGRRITAKIPTILAAFARIRNGEEPVEPRDDLGHAANFLYMLNGEEPDDVLADVFDQALVLHADHGLNASTFSAMVTASTLSDVHSSVTAAIGTLKGPLHGGANQDVMEMLKEVDDAAMDPLEWVQTALDKGRRVSGFGHRVYNVKDPRAKILGERSKELGEAAGSLKWYEMSTTIEEYLMEEKGLAPNVDFYSASTYYQMGIPIDIYTPIFAMSRVGGWVAHVLEYIEDNRLIRPRARYTGPDPDETTFVPLEER from the coding sequence ATGTCCGACGACCTCAAAAAAGGGCTCGAGGGAGTCCTCGTCGCCGAATCCGATCTGAGTATGATCGACGGCGACGTGGGCACGCTCGTCTACCGCGGGTACACCATCGAGGACCTCGCGAAGGGCGCCAGTTACGAAGAGGTGCTGTATCTGCTCTGGCACGGCCACCTCCCCGACGAGGCCGAACTGGCGGACTTCGAGGAAGCGATGGTGAGCGAACGGGCCGTCGACGACGGACTGGTGGCGACGGTCCGCGAGCTGGCCGAGTCCGGCGAGAAGCCGATGGCCGCGCTCCGGACGGCCGTCTCGATGCTCTCGGCGTACGACCCCGCACCCGAGGACGCCGAACCGACAGACGAGGCCGTCAACCTCGCGAAGGGCCGGCGCATCACGGCCAAGATTCCGACAATCCTCGCCGCCTTCGCCCGCATCAGAAACGGCGAGGAGCCGGTCGAGCCCCGGGACGACCTCGGTCACGCCGCGAACTTCCTGTACATGCTCAACGGCGAGGAACCCGACGACGTGCTGGCCGACGTCTTCGACCAGGCGCTCGTCCTCCACGCCGACCACGGCCTCAACGCCTCGACGTTCTCGGCGATGGTCACGGCCTCCACCCTCTCTGACGTCCACAGCTCCGTCACCGCCGCCATCGGCACGCTGAAGGGGCCGCTCCACGGCGGCGCCAACCAGGACGTCATGGAGATGCTCAAGGAGGTCGACGACGCCGCGATGGACCCCCTCGAGTGGGTCCAGACCGCCCTCGACAAGGGGCGGCGCGTCTCCGGCTTTGGCCACCGCGTCTACAACGTCAAGGACCCCCGCGCGAAGATCCTCGGCGAGCGCTCGAAGGAACTGGGCGAGGCCGCCGGGTCGCTGAAGTGGTACGAGATGTCCACCACCATCGAGGAGTACCTCATGGAGGAGAAGGGGCTGGCCCCCAACGTCGACTTCTACTCGGCCTCGACGTACTACCAGATGGGCATCCCCATCGACATCTACACCCCCATCTTCGCGATGTCCCGCGTCGGCGGCTGGGTCGCCCACGTACTCGAGTACATCGAGGACAACCGCCTCATCCGCCCGCGTGCCCGCTACACCGGTCCCGACCCCGACGAGACGACGTTCGTCCCGCTCGAGGAGCGGTAA